A region from the Paraburkholderia youngii genome encodes:
- a CDS encoding response regulator, which translates to MQIALRVVVADDHPVILFGAENALHKFPGMQVVGRARQSTELIKLLQSTGCDVLVTDLAMPGGQYGDGLQLIDYLRRNFPNLPIVVLTMLENAALLKRLKELGVTSVVNKSDDLSHIALAVQHVGRRMTYMSPSVKAVLEGLRVNSAGKRDDSKLSRRELEVVRLFVSGMTIKEISERLNRSIKTISTQKNAAMRKLGIDRDSQLFQYAQSNGLLNLSSNAARNIANDS; encoded by the coding sequence ATGCAAATTGCACTCAGGGTCGTGGTGGCAGACGATCATCCGGTTATTCTGTTTGGTGCCGAAAATGCGCTTCACAAATTTCCCGGTATGCAAGTCGTTGGGCGCGCAAGACAGTCGACTGAACTCATCAAATTGTTGCAATCCACCGGATGCGACGTGCTCGTCACCGACCTGGCCATGCCGGGCGGTCAGTACGGCGATGGCTTGCAACTGATCGACTATTTACGCCGCAATTTTCCGAACCTGCCCATTGTCGTGCTCACCATGCTCGAGAACGCCGCCTTACTGAAACGGCTCAAGGAGCTTGGCGTGACGTCGGTCGTGAACAAGTCGGACGATCTAAGCCATATTGCGCTTGCGGTACAGCACGTCGGCCGTCGCATGACCTATATGAGTCCGTCGGTGAAGGCGGTGCTCGAAGGGTTGCGGGTCAATTCGGCCGGCAAGCGCGACGACTCGAAGCTGTCGAGGCGCGAACTCGAAGTCGTGCGGCTGTTCGTATCGGGTATGACGATCAAGGAAATTTCGGAGCGTTTGAATCGCAGCATCAAGACGATCAGCACGCAGAAAAATGCAGCCATGCGCAAGCTCGGAATCGATCGAGACTCCCAACTATTCCAGTATGCACAGAGCAATGGTTTGCTGAATCTGTCGTCGAACGCGGCCAGGAACATCGCGAACGATTCCTGA
- a CDS encoding orotate phosphoribosyltransferase has protein sequence MTGFDRQTISDTTAKMLLEVQAVHFNAEKPYIFTSGWASPVYIDCRKLISYPRVRRGLMEMAEATILRDVGYEQIDAVAGGETAGIPFAAWLSDRLMVPMQYVRKKPKGFGRNAQIEGLLTEGQRVLLVEDLTTDSRSKINFINALRTAGATVNHCFVLFHYNIFKESVSVLKDIDVDLHALATWWDVLRVAKQNNYFDTKTIDEVEKFLHAPAEWSAAHGGATSAPQ, from the coding sequence ATGACAGGCTTCGATCGCCAGACGATCTCCGACACCACCGCCAAAATGCTGCTCGAAGTGCAAGCAGTGCATTTCAACGCGGAGAAACCGTATATTTTCACGTCCGGCTGGGCGAGCCCGGTGTATATCGACTGCCGCAAGCTGATCTCGTATCCGCGCGTGCGCCGCGGCCTGATGGAAATGGCCGAAGCGACGATCCTGCGCGACGTCGGCTATGAGCAGATCGACGCGGTCGCCGGCGGCGAAACCGCGGGTATCCCGTTCGCGGCATGGCTGTCCGACCGCCTGATGGTGCCGATGCAGTACGTGCGCAAGAAGCCGAAGGGTTTCGGCCGTAACGCGCAGATCGAAGGTCTGCTGACCGAAGGCCAGCGCGTGCTGCTCGTCGAAGACCTGACGACCGACAGCCGCAGCAAGATCAACTTCATCAACGCACTGCGCACCGCCGGCGCGACGGTGAACCACTGCTTCGTGCTGTTCCACTACAACATCTTCAAGGAAAGCGTGTCGGTGCTGAAAGACATCGACGTCGATCTGCACGCGCTCGCCACGTGGTGGGACGTGCTGCGCGTTGCGAAGCAAAACAACTACTTCGACACGAAGACAATCGACGAAGTGGAGAAATTCCTGCACGCGCCTGCCGAATGGTCCGCGGCCCATGGTGGTGCGACGTCTGCGCCGCAATAA
- a CDS encoding MFS transporter: MNAAPSASASATETRPAVKPGHAGRALLASVLGYAMDGFDLLILGFMLPVIAADLHLSSSQAGALVTWTLIGAVAGGVLFGVLSDYFGRVRMLTWTILIFAVFTGLCALAQGYTDLLVYRTIAGIGLGGEFGIGMTLVAEAWPASQRARVSSYVGLGWQLGVLAAALLTPLLLPVIGWRGMFALGLLPAVVSFFVRRRVEEPALFNQRVARGMRKLPLKLLFVDARTTRASLGVTILCSVQNFGYYGLMIWLPSYLSKTFGYSLTKSGLWTAATILGMAAGIWLFGIAADRFGRKPTFLFYQAGAVVMVFVYAQLTTPMALLIGGAAMGVFVNGMIGGYGALISELYPTDARATAQNVLFNAGRAVGGFGPVAVGALAARYSFGAALALLASIYLLDIFATLLLIPERRGAELD; encoded by the coding sequence ATGAACGCCGCTCCATCCGCCTCAGCCTCCGCCACCGAAACCCGACCGGCCGTCAAACCGGGCCATGCCGGCCGCGCACTGCTCGCGTCGGTGCTGGGCTACGCGATGGACGGCTTCGATCTGCTGATCCTCGGCTTCATGCTGCCGGTGATCGCCGCCGACCTGCATCTGAGCTCGTCGCAGGCCGGCGCGCTGGTTACATGGACGCTGATCGGCGCGGTCGCGGGCGGCGTGCTGTTCGGCGTGCTCAGCGATTATTTCGGCCGCGTGCGCATGCTGACGTGGACGATCCTGATCTTCGCGGTGTTCACCGGCCTGTGCGCGCTCGCGCAGGGCTACACGGACCTGCTGGTCTACCGGACCATCGCCGGCATCGGCTTGGGCGGCGAATTCGGCATCGGCATGACGCTGGTCGCCGAAGCGTGGCCGGCGTCGCAGCGGGCGCGGGTGTCGTCGTATGTCGGTCTTGGCTGGCAGCTCGGCGTGCTGGCGGCCGCGTTGCTGACGCCGCTCCTGCTGCCGGTGATCGGCTGGCGCGGCATGTTCGCGCTCGGGCTGTTGCCGGCGGTCGTGTCGTTCTTCGTGCGGCGCCGCGTCGAGGAGCCGGCGCTTTTCAACCAACGCGTCGCGCGCGGCATGCGCAAGCTGCCGCTGAAACTGCTGTTCGTCGATGCGCGCACGACGCGCGCGAGCCTCGGCGTCACGATCCTGTGCTCGGTGCAGAACTTCGGCTATTACGGGCTGATGATCTGGCTGCCGAGCTATCTGTCGAAGACCTTCGGCTATTCGCTGACCAAATCGGGGCTATGGACTGCCGCGACGATTCTCGGCATGGCGGCCGGCATCTGGCTATTCGGCATCGCCGCTGACCGCTTCGGCCGCAAGCCGACGTTCCTGTTCTACCAGGCGGGCGCAGTCGTGATGGTGTTCGTATATGCGCAACTGACGACGCCGATGGCGTTGCTGATCGGCGGCGCGGCGATGGGGGTGTTCGTGAACGGCATGATCGGCGGCTATGGCGCGCTGATTTCGGAGCTCTATCCAACCGATGCGCGCGCCACCGCGCAAAACGTGCTGTTCAACGCCGGCCGCGCGGTGGGCGGCTTTGGGCCGGTGGCGGTGGGCGCGCTGGCGGCGCGCTACTCGTTCGGCGCGGCGCTCGCACTGCTCGCGTCGATTTACCTGCTCGACATCTTCGCGACACTACTTCTGATTCCTGAGCGACGCGGCGCCGAGCTCGACTGA
- a CDS encoding NADP-dependent malic enzyme: MDEQLKQSALAYHQNPKPGKISVTPTKPLSNQLDLSLAYSPGVAAACMAIHEEPLDAQKYTSRGNLVGVITNGTAVLGLGNIGPLAAKPVMEGKGCLFKKFAGIDVFDIELSESDPDKLVEAIAMLEPTLGGINLEDIKAPECFYIEKKLRERMKIPVFHDDQHGTAIIASAAILNGLKVVGKKLDEVKLVCSGAGAAAIACLDLLVNLGLSKKNIIVADSKGVIYEGRGNLDPSKERYAAHTEARSLADAIRGADVFLGCSSAGVLKPEMVAEMGSQPLILALANPEPEIRPEEARKVRPDCIIATGRSDYPNQVNNVLCFPFIFRGALDVGATTITEEMKLACVRAIAQLAEETDQGDEVAKAYEGHSLEFGPEYLIPKPFDPRLIIKIAPAVAQAAMDSGVATRPIQDMDAYREQLGATVYRSGMVMRPVFAAAKSAPARIVFAEGEDERVLRAAQFVLLEKIAKPILVGRPSVIEMRLKKMGSKLKCGEDVEIVDPEDDPRYHKSWQAYHEIGAREGVTPDVAKAAMRKFNTLIGAILVHLGDADGMICGMIGQYHTHLNFIEQVLGKADNVDNFAAMNLLMLPGRNLFICDTYVNEVPTAEQLADMTMLAAREIEKFGITPKVALLSNSNFGSAPSSSSQRMAAARKLITQRAPSLEIDGEMHGDAALSETIRKAAFPGTTLAGEANLLIMPNVEAANIAYNLLKVVGGEGVTVGPFLLGAEKPVHILTPAATVRRIINMTAVASANARKSVNAK, translated from the coding sequence ATGGACGAACAACTCAAGCAAAGCGCTCTCGCATATCACCAGAATCCGAAACCTGGCAAGATTTCGGTGACACCCACCAAGCCGCTGTCGAACCAGCTGGATTTGTCGCTCGCGTATTCGCCGGGCGTGGCTGCAGCCTGTATGGCGATTCACGAGGAACCGCTCGACGCGCAGAAGTACACCTCGCGCGGCAACCTGGTCGGCGTGATCACGAACGGTACAGCGGTGCTCGGCCTCGGCAATATCGGCCCGCTCGCCGCGAAGCCGGTGATGGAAGGCAAGGGGTGTCTGTTCAAGAAGTTCGCCGGCATCGACGTGTTCGACATCGAGCTCTCCGAATCCGATCCGGACAAGCTCGTCGAGGCGATCGCGATGCTCGAGCCCACGCTCGGCGGCATCAACCTCGAGGACATCAAGGCGCCCGAGTGCTTCTACATCGAGAAGAAGCTGCGCGAACGTATGAAGATTCCGGTCTTCCACGACGATCAGCACGGCACCGCGATCATCGCGTCGGCGGCGATCCTGAACGGCCTCAAAGTGGTCGGCAAGAAGCTCGACGAAGTGAAGCTGGTCTGTTCTGGCGCGGGCGCCGCCGCCATTGCGTGCCTGGATCTGCTCGTCAATCTCGGTCTGTCGAAGAAGAACATTATCGTCGCCGACTCGAAGGGCGTGATCTACGAAGGGCGCGGCAACCTCGATCCGTCGAAGGAACGCTATGCGGCGCACACCGAAGCGCGCTCGCTCGCCGACGCGATCCGTGGCGCCGACGTGTTCCTCGGCTGCTCGAGCGCCGGCGTGCTGAAGCCGGAGATGGTCGCCGAAATGGGCTCGCAGCCGCTGATTCTCGCGCTCGCGAACCCCGAGCCGGAGATCCGTCCGGAAGAAGCGCGCAAGGTCCGCCCGGACTGCATCATCGCGACCGGCCGTTCGGACTATCCGAACCAGGTCAACAACGTGCTGTGCTTCCCATTCATCTTCCGCGGCGCGCTCGACGTCGGCGCGACGACGATCACCGAAGAAATGAAGCTCGCGTGCGTGCGCGCGATCGCCCAACTGGCCGAGGAAACCGACCAGGGCGATGAGGTCGCGAAGGCCTACGAAGGCCACTCGCTCGAATTCGGTCCCGAATACCTGATTCCGAAGCCGTTCGATCCGCGTCTGATCATCAAGATCGCGCCGGCCGTCGCGCAGGCCGCGATGGATTCGGGCGTCGCGACCCGTCCGATCCAGGACATGGACGCGTACCGCGAACAGCTCGGCGCGACCGTCTATCGCTCGGGCATGGTGATGCGGCCGGTCTTCGCGGCGGCGAAGTCGGCACCGGCGCGCATCGTGTTCGCGGAAGGCGAAGACGAGCGCGTGCTGCGCGCCGCGCAGTTCGTGCTACTTGAAAAGATCGCGAAGCCGATCCTGGTCGGCCGTCCGTCGGTGATCGAGATGCGTCTGAAGAAGATGGGCTCGAAGCTCAAGTGCGGCGAAGACGTCGAAATCGTCGATCCGGAAGACGATCCGCGCTATCACAAGAGCTGGCAGGCGTATCACGAAATCGGCGCGCGCGAAGGCGTGACGCCCGACGTCGCGAAGGCCGCGATGCGCAAGTTCAACACGCTGATCGGCGCGATCCTCGTGCATCTCGGGGATGCGGACGGCATGATCTGCGGCATGATCGGCCAGTACCACACGCACCTGAACTTCATCGAGCAGGTGCTCGGCAAGGCCGACAACGTCGATAACTTCGCCGCGATGAACCTGCTGATGCTGCCGGGTCGCAACCTGTTCATCTGCGACACGTACGTGAACGAAGTGCCGACCGCCGAGCAGCTCGCCGACATGACGATGCTCGCCGCGCGCGAAATCGAGAAGTTCGGTATCACGCCGAAGGTCGCGCTGCTGTCGAACTCGAACTTTGGCAGCGCGCCGTCGTCGTCGTCGCAGCGCATGGCCGCGGCGCGCAAGCTGATCACGCAACGCGCGCCGTCGCTCGAAATCGACGGTGAAATGCACGGCGATGCGGCGCTGTCGGAGACCATCCGCAAGGCCGCGTTCCCGGGCACGACGCTCGCCGGCGAAGCGAACCTGCTGATCATGCCGAACGTCGAAGCGGCGAACATCGCGTACAACCTGCTGAAGGTGGTGGGCGGCGAGGGCGTGACGGTCGGGCCGTTCCTGCTCGGCGCGGAAAAGCCGGTGCATATCCTGACGCCGGCCGCGACCGTGCGCCGGATCATCAACATGACGGCGGTCGCTTCGGCTAACGCGCGCAAGTCGGTGAACGCGAAGTAA
- a CDS encoding indolepyruvate ferredoxin oxidoreductase family protein: MNAPLDAGQRASLEAALSSVTLDDKYTLDRGRAYMSGIQALVRLPMLQQERDRAAGLNTAGFISGYRGSPLGGLDQSLWKAKRHLSAHQVVFQPGVNEDLAATAVWGSQQVNLYPSAKYDGVFSMWYGKGPGVDRSGDVFKHGNSAGSSRHGGVLVLAGDDHAAKSSTLAHQSEHIFKACGLPVLFPSNVQEYLDFGLHGWAMSRYSGLWVAMKCVTDVVESSASVDIDPHRTSIILPEDFLMPDGGLNIRWPDPPLVQEARLLDYKWYAGLAYVRANKLDRVEIDSPHARFGIMTGGKAYLDVRQALTDLGLDDETCSRIGIRLYKVGCVWPLEAQGAQAFARGLDEILVVEEKRQILEYAIKEELYNWPDAQRPRVFGKFDEKDGAGGEWSVPMGNWLLPAHYELSPAIIAKAIATRLDKFDLPSDVRARIAARIAVIEAKEKALARPRVEVERKPWFCSGCPHNTSTNVPEGSRAMAGIGCHYMTVWMDRSTSTFSQMGGEGVAWIGQAPFTNDKHVFANLGDGTYFHSGLLAIRAAIASKANITYKLLYNDAVAMTGGQPVDGVLTVPQITHQLAAEGAAKIVIVTDEPEKYAANVGLAPGVDIHHRDQLDDVQRQLREIPGTTILIYDQTCATEKRRRRKRGAYPDPARRVVINEAVCEGCGDCSVKSNCLSVEPLDTEYGTKRQINQSTCNKDFSCVNGFCPSFVSVEGGQLRKPKAASGAGAEMPPVPDPELPSIERPYGVLVTGVGGTGVVTIGALLGMAAHLESKGVTVLDVTGLAQKGGAVMSHVQIANQPADIHATRIAMGEASLVIGCDAIVTASDECVSRMHADRTRVVLNSAHTPTAELIKNPNWRFPGSSTEADVRAAAGDDNVSAVDANHFAVALLGDAIYTNPFVLGYAWQRGWVPLTHESLIRAIELNDVQVEKNRAAFEWGRRAAHDLPAVRKLAQSQGRGETADNASGKIIALHTPKALDTLIDKRADYLTAWQNRAYADRYRALVSQVRAAEEALDSADGQMPLTETIAKNLHKLMAYKDEYEVARLYSDPAFIEKLNATFEGDWKLHLHLAPPTLSKKDAHGHLVKKKYGPWMFRAMHVLAKLKFLRGTALDVFGNTEERRTERALIGEYEALVRELIGGLTAQKRDLAVELANLPDGIRGYGHVKENNLKGVRIKWNELLTRWRSSDAGKTTQHAA, from the coding sequence ATGAATGCCCCGCTAGACGCAGGTCAGCGAGCCTCGCTCGAAGCCGCGTTGTCTTCCGTCACGCTCGACGACAAATACACCCTCGATCGCGGCCGCGCTTACATGAGCGGCATCCAGGCGCTGGTGCGTCTGCCGATGCTGCAGCAGGAACGCGACCGCGCCGCTGGCCTCAATACGGCCGGCTTCATCTCCGGCTACCGCGGGTCCCCGCTCGGCGGACTCGACCAGTCGCTGTGGAAAGCCAAAAGGCATCTGTCCGCGCATCAGGTCGTGTTCCAGCCCGGCGTCAACGAAGACCTCGCGGCCACAGCCGTGTGGGGTTCGCAGCAGGTCAACCTGTACCCGAGCGCCAAATACGACGGCGTGTTCTCGATGTGGTACGGCAAGGGCCCCGGCGTCGACCGCTCCGGTGACGTCTTCAAGCACGGCAACTCGGCCGGCTCGTCGCGGCACGGCGGCGTTCTGGTGCTCGCCGGCGACGATCACGCGGCCAAATCCTCGACACTCGCGCACCAGTCCGAACATATCTTCAAGGCATGCGGGCTGCCGGTGCTGTTTCCGTCAAACGTGCAGGAATATCTGGACTTCGGCCTGCACGGCTGGGCGATGAGCCGCTATTCGGGCCTCTGGGTCGCGATGAAGTGCGTGACCGACGTGGTCGAATCGTCCGCATCGGTCGATATCGACCCGCACCGCACCAGCATCATCCTGCCGGAAGACTTCCTGATGCCCGACGGCGGGCTGAACATCCGCTGGCCCGATCCGCCGCTCGTGCAGGAAGCGCGTCTGCTCGACTACAAGTGGTACGCGGGCCTCGCCTACGTGCGCGCGAACAAGCTCGACCGTGTCGAAATCGATTCGCCGCACGCGCGCTTCGGCATCATGACCGGCGGCAAGGCCTATCTCGACGTGCGTCAGGCGCTGACCGACCTCGGTCTCGACGACGAAACCTGCTCGCGCATCGGCATCCGGTTGTACAAGGTCGGCTGCGTGTGGCCGCTCGAAGCGCAAGGCGCGCAGGCCTTCGCGCGCGGTCTCGACGAAATTCTCGTGGTCGAGGAAAAGCGCCAGATCCTCGAATACGCGATCAAGGAAGAGCTGTACAACTGGCCCGACGCGCAGCGCCCGCGCGTGTTCGGCAAGTTCGACGAAAAAGACGGCGCCGGCGGCGAATGGTCGGTGCCGATGGGCAACTGGCTGCTGCCGGCGCACTACGAGCTGTCGCCCGCGATCATCGCGAAGGCAATCGCCACGCGGCTGGACAAGTTCGATCTGCCGTCGGACGTGCGCGCCCGCATCGCCGCGCGCATCGCGGTCATCGAGGCGAAGGAAAAAGCGCTCGCGCGGCCGCGCGTCGAAGTCGAGCGTAAGCCGTGGTTCTGCTCGGGCTGCCCGCACAACACGTCGACCAATGTGCCGGAAGGCTCGCGCGCGATGGCCGGCATCGGCTGTCATTACATGACGGTCTGGATGGACCGCAGCACCAGCACGTTCAGTCAGATGGGCGGCGAAGGCGTCGCGTGGATCGGCCAGGCGCCGTTCACGAACGACAAGCACGTGTTCGCCAATCTCGGCGACGGCACCTACTTCCACTCGGGGCTGCTCGCGATTCGCGCGGCGATCGCGTCGAAGGCGAATATCACCTACAAGCTGCTGTACAACGACGCGGTCGCGATGACGGGCGGCCAGCCGGTCGACGGCGTGCTGACCGTGCCGCAGATCACGCACCAGCTCGCCGCTGAAGGCGCGGCGAAAATTGTTATCGTCACCGATGAGCCGGAGAAATACGCGGCGAACGTCGGCCTCGCGCCCGGCGTCGACATTCATCACCGCGACCAGCTCGACGACGTGCAGCGCCAGTTGCGCGAGATTCCCGGCACCACGATCCTGATCTACGACCAGACCTGCGCGACCGAAAAGCGCCGTCGCCGCAAGCGCGGCGCGTATCCCGATCCGGCACGGCGCGTCGTGATCAACGAGGCGGTGTGCGAAGGCTGCGGCGACTGCTCGGTGAAGTCGAACTGCCTGTCGGTCGAACCGCTCGACACCGAGTACGGCACGAAGCGCCAGATCAACCAGTCGACCTGCAACAAGGACTTCTCGTGCGTGAACGGCTTCTGCCCGAGCTTCGTCTCCGTTGAAGGCGGCCAGTTGCGCAAGCCGAAGGCGGCGTCGGGCGCCGGCGCCGAAATGCCGCCGGTGCCGGACCCCGAGTTACCGTCCATCGAGCGTCCGTACGGCGTGCTGGTGACGGGCGTCGGCGGCACCGGCGTCGTCACGATCGGCGCGCTGCTCGGCATGGCCGCGCATCTCGAGAGCAAGGGCGTCACCGTGCTCGACGTCACCGGCCTCGCGCAGAAAGGCGGCGCCGTGATGAGCCACGTGCAGATCGCGAACCAGCCGGCCGACATCCATGCGACTCGCATCGCGATGGGCGAAGCGAGCCTCGTGATCGGCTGCGACGCGATCGTGACCGCCAGCGACGAATGCGTGTCGCGGATGCATGCGGATCGCACGCGCGTCGTCCTGAACAGCGCGCACACGCCGACCGCCGAGCTGATCAAGAATCCGAACTGGCGCTTCCCCGGCAGCAGCACCGAAGCCGACGTGCGTGCCGCAGCGGGGGACGACAACGTCTCGGCCGTCGACGCGAACCACTTTGCGGTCGCGCTGCTCGGCGACGCGATCTACACGAACCCGTTCGTGCTCGGCTACGCGTGGCAGCGCGGCTGGGTGCCGCTCACGCACGAGTCGCTGATTCGCGCGATCGAGCTGAACGACGTGCAGGTGGAGAAAAACCGCGCCGCGTTCGAATGGGGCCGGCGTGCCGCGCACGATCTGCCCGCGGTACGCAAGCTCGCGCAATCGCAGGGACGCGGCGAGACGGCCGACAACGCAAGCGGCAAGATCATCGCACTGCATACGCCGAAGGCGCTCGACACGCTGATCGACAAGCGCGCCGACTATCTGACCGCCTGGCAGAACCGTGCGTATGCGGACCGTTATCGCGCGCTGGTGTCGCAGGTGCGGGCCGCGGAAGAAGCGCTCGATTCCGCCGACGGCCAAATGCCGCTGACCGAAACGATCGCCAAGAACTTGCACAAGCTGATGGCGTACAAGGACGAATACGAAGTCGCGCGTTTGTACAGCGACCCGGCGTTCATCGAAAAGCTGAACGCGACGTTCGAAGGCGACTGGAAGCTGCATCTGCATCTCGCGCCGCCGACGCTATCGAAGAAGGACGCGCACGGCCATCTGGTGAAGAAGAAGTATGGTCCGTGGATGTTCCGCGCGATGCACGTGCTCGCAAAGCTCAAATTCCTGCGCGGCACCGCGCTCGACGTGTTCGGCAACACCGAGGAGCGACGCACCGAGCGCGCGCTGATCGGCGAATACGAGGCATTGGTGCGTGAATTGATCGGCGGGCTGACTGCGCAGAAGCGCGATCTCGCGGTCGAGCTCGCGAACCTGCCCGACGGCATCCGCGGTTATGGGCACGTGAAGGAGAACAACCTGAAAGGCGTGCGCATCAAGTGGAACGAGCTGCTCACGCGTTGGCGTTCGTCCGATGCAGGCAAGACGACGCAGCACGCGGCCTGA
- the hppD gene encoding 4-hydroxyphenylpyruvate dioxygenase, with amino-acid sequence MQVSTWENPVGTDGFEFIEYTAPDPKALGKLFERMGFTAVARHRHKDVTLYRQGGINFIVNAEKHSFAQRFARLHGPSICAIAFRVQDAAKAYAQALEKGAWGFDNKTGPMELNIPAIKGIGDSLIYFVDRWRGKNGAAPNSIGDIDIYDVDFEPLPGANSNPVGHGLTYIDHLTHNVHRGRMQEWAEFYERLFNFREVRYFDIEGKVTGVKSKAMTSPCGKIRIPINEEGSDTAGQIQEYLDAYHGEGIQHIALGTSDIYRTVDGLRASNIALLDTIDTYYELVDRRVPNHGEPLEELRKRKILIDGAPDDLLLQIFTENQIGPIFFEIIQRKGNQGFGEGNFKALFESIELDQIRRGVVQDKT; translated from the coding sequence ATGCAGGTTTCTACTTGGGAAAATCCGGTCGGCACCGACGGCTTCGAATTCATCGAATACACGGCGCCGGATCCGAAAGCGCTCGGCAAACTGTTCGAACGGATGGGTTTCACCGCCGTCGCGCGACATCGTCACAAGGACGTGACGCTGTATCGTCAGGGCGGCATCAATTTCATCGTCAACGCGGAGAAGCATTCGTTCGCGCAGCGCTTCGCGCGCTTGCATGGCCCGTCGATCTGCGCGATTGCGTTTCGCGTGCAGGACGCCGCGAAGGCTTACGCTCAAGCGCTCGAAAAAGGCGCGTGGGGATTCGACAACAAGACCGGCCCGATGGAGCTGAACATCCCGGCGATCAAAGGCATAGGCGATTCGCTGATCTATTTCGTCGACCGCTGGCGCGGCAAGAACGGCGCGGCACCGAACAGCATCGGTGACATCGACATTTACGACGTCGACTTCGAACCGCTTCCCGGCGCGAACTCCAATCCGGTCGGCCACGGCCTGACCTATATCGATCACCTGACGCACAACGTGCATCGCGGCCGCATGCAGGAATGGGCCGAGTTCTACGAGCGCCTGTTCAACTTCCGCGAGGTGCGCTACTTCGACATCGAGGGCAAGGTGACGGGCGTGAAGTCGAAGGCGATGACTTCGCCGTGCGGCAAGATCCGCATTCCGATCAACGAGGAGGGCTCGGACACGGCCGGCCAGATCCAGGAATATCTGGACGCGTACCACGGCGAAGGCATCCAGCACATCGCGCTCGGCACCAGCGACATCTACCGCACCGTCGACGGCCTGCGCGCGTCGAACATTGCGCTGCTCGACACGATCGACACCTACTACGAACTCGTCGACCGGCGCGTGCCGAATCATGGCGAGCCGCTCGAGGAACTGCGCAAGCGCAAGATTCTGATCGACGGCGCGCCGGACGATCTGCTGCTGCAGATCTTCACCGAAAACCAGATCGGCCCGATCTTCTTCGAAATCATCCAGCGCAAGGGCAATCAGGGCTTCGGCGAGGGCAACTTCAAGGCGCTGTTCGAATCGATCGAACTCGACCAGATTCGCCGTGGCGTTGTGCAGGACAAGACCTGA
- a CDS encoding Lrp/AsnC family transcriptional regulator, which translates to MANSEIDAIDRRILAILQENGRLSNQEIAERINLSPSPCLRRIRRLEESGVIRGYVALLDAQRLGLDLLAYVNVRLEKGGGRAFSPHGDATHADLFGAAVQTWPEVVACHAMTGEMDYLLRVQVEDMAHFSRFVQDQLLRHPSVIDVKSSFSLEKIKETTALPIL; encoded by the coding sequence ATGGCTAATAGCGAGATAGATGCGATCGATCGACGCATTCTGGCGATCCTTCAGGAAAATGGCCGGCTGTCGAATCAGGAGATAGCGGAGCGGATCAATCTGTCGCCGAGTCCGTGCCTGCGGCGGATTCGCCGGCTCGAGGAAAGCGGCGTGATTCGCGGCTACGTCGCGCTACTCGACGCGCAGCGTCTCGGACTCGACCTGCTTGCGTATGTCAACGTGCGGCTGGAGAAGGGCGGCGGTCGCGCGTTCAGTCCGCATGGCGATGCCACCCACGCCGATCTGTTCGGCGCGGCCGTGCAGACGTGGCCCGAAGTGGTCGCGTGTCACGCGATGACGGGTGAGATGGATTACCTGCTGCGCGTCCAGGTCGAGGACATGGCGCACTTTTCGCGCTTCGTGCAGGATCAATTGCTGCGGCATCCATCGGTGATCGATGTGAAATCGAGCTTTTCGCTCGAAAAGATCAAGGAAACGACAGCGCTGCCCATTTTGTAG
- a CDS encoding GNAT family N-acetyltransferase yields the protein MNTLSLRTTEPIAPNDRASLSLGRAHVLVRELTAIDRERLLTHFLALDEEDRLLRFGQVVPNHVIENYVRTIDFTRDTVFGVFNSKLELSGVGHLAYLPAEGNKRTAEFGVSVLESARGIGIGSKLFERAAIRSRNTHVTTLYIHCLARNSTMMHIAKKAGMKIEYAYGEADAYLTLSPADQSSILAEMLQEQAAVFDYALKRHARQASRLFESFMPVAVAA from the coding sequence ATGAACACGCTGAGCCTTCGCACCACCGAGCCGATCGCGCCGAACGACCGCGCGTCGCTGTCTCTTGGACGCGCGCACGTTCTGGTCCGAGAACTCACCGCGATCGATCGCGAACGCCTGCTCACGCACTTCCTCGCGCTCGACGAAGAAGACCGACTGCTGCGCTTCGGCCAGGTTGTGCCGAACCACGTAATCGAAAACTACGTGCGCACGATCGACTTCACGCGCGACACCGTGTTCGGCGTGTTCAACAGCAAGCTGGAACTGAGCGGCGTCGGCCATCTGGCCTACCTGCCGGCCGAAGGCAACAAGCGCACCGCCGAATTCGGCGTCTCGGTGCTCGAAAGCGCGCGTGGCATCGGTATCGGCTCGAAGCTGTTCGAGCGCGCCGCGATCCGCAGCCGCAACACGCATGTGACGACGCTCTACATCCACTGCCTGGCGCGCAACTCGACCATGATGCACATCGCCAAAAAGGCCGGCATGAAGATCGAATACGCGTACGGCGAAGCCGACGCCTATCTGACGCTGTCGCCGGCAGATCAGTCGAGCATCCTGGCGGAAATGCTGCAGGAGCAGGCCGCCGTGTTCGACTACGCACTCAAGCGCCACGCGCGCCAGGCATCGCGACTGTTCGAGTCGTTCATGCCGGTGGCTGTCGCTGCCTGA